AAACCGACATTGACGACCACAAACGCACTTGGCCGCCACCTGGCGGAACCACCTCTTTGGCAATGCGGGAGCGCAACGGTAGCCCGGAAACGCCGGTAGTGATGTGCAGAGCCCATTTTCGCCTGAATGGCGGGGATGGGCGTTGAATTTTGTCAGACCTATCGATAGTCAATGCATGACTTGGGGTCGTTATGGTAGGCTAAACCTTTAACGTATGAAACTTACATTCACTATAACCTGCTAGCTTTAACAAACCCTTTCAAGGAGAATAGTTATGAAAAAAATGTTGTTTTTAATTATAACTATTGTTTCAGTATTAATTTATAACAATAATATTTATGGAATGAAATGGGCATACCATGAAAGAGAAGAGGCCTGGGTTTTAGATCATTATAGTCCAGCTAATACAGTGACTTTGCCTGGAGGAGGGCTATACAATTGTGATTTTATATCACTTAACCCTCTTGCTATGAGATATAATTGCTATAACAATGGATATGCAAAACATATTTTTACATTGCCAGATCACTTATATGATGAATCTAAAATATCTCAATTGAGCGTTGGTATTCGAGGATATCAAGAAAGATCAAGTTATTTTGGTAATATTCAAACATGTATATGGAGATGGGATCAATTTACGTCAAAATTTTGTTCATCTAGTATTGGAAATAGTATGAATCATTATTTTACTGATTACATCAGTAGCAATATTGAAGATTATTTCAATAATGGTAATGCAATAATAGGTTTTAGTGCAAGTCAGCTTTATAATGGTGATATAATTTATGAACATTTAACATTAAAAATAAAAACTCATTACCCTGAATTTCCAATTCCATCGCTTTCAATAAATAACGTAGGGAATAATAGATATAGTGTTAATTGGTCAGTGCCAAATAATGTTTTTGCACAAGAATATAGACTTTTAAGAACAAAACCTGGTGATATTCACAGTGAAGACATTTATAATGGAACAAATACATCATATATAGATGGTCCATTAACACCAGGAACGTATCAATATAGAATAGTTGCATTTTATAGCAATAACGAGTTTAATTATAGAGATGCAAGTATTACTGTTCCGCCACTCTCCCCCCCATCAGGAGTTACAGCAACCAGCGGTGCTCCTGGTGGTGGCATATATGTCCAATGGAATGCTGTTGAAGGAGCAACCTATTATAGAGCATTCCGTAATGAAACGAACAATTCATCAACTGCACAAGCAGTTGGAACATGGCGGTACTCTCTAGCCTATCCAGATGAAGACACTATACCAGGAAAAACATATTATTATTGGATCAAGGCTGCCACAAGTGCTAGTGGAGACAACGCAAGTGGATTTAGTTCAGTAGCAACAGGATGGAGCTTACTGGATCCACCGAATGGCGTTCAAGCTTCTAAAGGTACTTATACAGATAGGATTAGGGTGCAATGGAATAGTGTCAACGGTGCAAGTCATTATCACGTTTATCGCAATACCGGGCCAAACTCTGCTGGCGCAGTACCAATCGGGAGTTGGCAGACATCAACTACTTACAATGATTTCAACGCAATCCCAGGTCAAGTGTATTATTACTTCGTAAAAGCCGCTATTAGTAGTAGCGGAGAACGATCAACAGATTATAGTTCGCAAGAGGCCTCAGGATGGCGGGCCAGCGAGCCCGCTCCCAACAATCCTCCCAACACCCCGACCTTGAGCAGCCCTGCGAATGGAGCAACGAACATCAGCCTGACCCCGACTCTGCAGGCTTCGGCTTATTCCGATCCTGACGGAGACAGTCACGCCAACAGCCGCTGGCAGGTGGCCAACAACAGCAACTTCTCAAGCCCAGAGTGGGACAGCGGTGACAGTTACCAGGACAGCACCTCTGTAACCGTGCCTTCCGGGCGGCTCAGCAATGGCACGACCTACTACTGGCGGGTGCGCTACAAGGACAGCCGAGGTGCGTGGAGCAACTGGTCCAATTCGCGGTCCTTCACGACCGTGGCGGCTCCCAACAATCTCCCTTCAGTGACCACCAACGCAGCCAGCAACATCACTCAGAATTCTGCCCGGTTAAACGCCTCGGTCAACCCCAGAGGTTCGGCCACGGAGGTTTCTTTTTACTACTGGCTGGCTACTAGTAGTCCTGATCCAGATATGATGACCCTTTGGGATAACATTGGATCAGGGACTTCTAGCATATCCGTTAGTGCTGACATCAGTGGTCTTGAATGCGGCACGCCATACAAATTCATGCCTATTGCCTCAAATGATGGAGGAGTTGCTTTCGGGGATGAGAAACCATTCACCACCAGCGTCTGCCCCGTGGACCAGGTTCAACCCCCGACGTTCAACCCTGACAGCGGTTCGTATCCAGGCAGCAGCGTAAGCGTCACGGTATCCTGCGCCACTCCTGGGGCGACCATTCACTATACAACCAACGGCAGCGAACCCACGCAGTCAAGCCCAACCGTGGCATCCGATGGTACGGTAAACGTCCCGGTTCCAGGTACGCTGAGGGCA
The sequence above is drawn from the Desulfonatronum thioautotrophicum genome and encodes:
- a CDS encoding Lcl domain-containing protein, translating into MKKMLFLIITIVSVLIYNNNIYGMKWAYHEREEAWVLDHYSPANTVTLPGGGLYNCDFISLNPLAMRYNCYNNGYAKHIFTLPDHLYDESKISQLSVGIRGYQERSSYFGNIQTCIWRWDQFTSKFCSSSIGNSMNHYFTDYISSNIEDYFNNGNAIIGFSASQLYNGDIIYEHLTLKIKTHYPEFPIPSLSINNVGNNRYSVNWSVPNNVFAQEYRLLRTKPGDIHSEDIYNGTNTSYIDGPLTPGTYQYRIVAFYSNNEFNYRDASITVPPLSPPSGVTATSGAPGGGIYVQWNAVEGATYYRAFRNETNNSSTAQAVGTWRYSLAYPDEDTIPGKTYYYWIKAATSASGDNASGFSSVATGWSLLDPPNGVQASKGTYTDRIRVQWNSVNGASHYHVYRNTGPNSAGAVPIGSWQTSTTYNDFNAIPGQVYYYFVKAAISSSGERSTDYSSQEASGWRASEPAPNNPPNTPTLSSPANGATNISLTPTLQASAYSDPDGDSHANSRWQVANNSNFSSPEWDSGDSYQDSTSVTVPSGRLSNGTTYYWRVRYKDSRGAWSNWSNSRSFTTVAAPNNLPSVTTNAASNITQNSARLNASVNPRGSATEVSFYYWLATSSPDPDMMTLWDNIGSGTSSISVSADISGLECGTPYKFMPIASNDGGVAFGDEKPFTTSVCPVDQVQPPTFNPDSGSYPGSSVSVTVSCATPGATIHYTTNGSEPTQSSPTVASDGTVNVPVPGTLRAKAFKSDMDPSETKTASYSSAGQVETPTFNPDGGSHPGSSVSVTVSCATAGAIIRYASGSGTSFGADPTTTSTVVPANGIVNVPVPGWLKAKAWKEGMTESGVKPAVYTSESTQTFYPFPDTGQTRCYNNTTEIACPSPGQVFYGQDTQHQPRLPRSYTKLGHGDTVLPDNAQHVDDGGPWMMTKDNITGLIWEVKTNDNKDEVFNWDEAVAYTEGLSIGGHEDWRLPDIKELSSLVNAAGSPLIDASWFPRNVSSNYWSSTPLANTARLVDFDIGVVFIANKSDSNYVRAVRGGPPPQQSLLDHGDGTVTDTTTGLMWQKCSYGQTWTSGQCMGSATSRTWKQALEAAENLTWPPNGYSDWRLPNRNELQSLVDYSRSDPAIDPKMSSESSVYWSSTTDADLTWSAWRVGFRDGIVYYYGDKSETWYVRAVRAGHSDIGAFPSVTTNPASNIGQNSARLNATVNPNGSATTAWFEYGPTT